The Microbacterium sp. LWO12-1.2 genome includes a window with the following:
- a CDS encoding pentapeptide repeat-containing protein has product MPNTRFERCIFDGTDLSGADFSDTTFTDCTFVDARFSASTSFARCTFLSTPVAFGLARVSRSRRESEPVPDQWDGEQDADAARDSFAQRYARAAAAGRADDLPLDPDVES; this is encoded by the coding sequence TTGCCGAATACTCGATTCGAACGCTGCATCTTCGATGGCACCGATCTCAGCGGAGCAGATTTCTCGGATACCACCTTCACGGACTGCACGTTCGTCGACGCACGCTTCTCGGCGAGCACAAGCTTCGCCCGGTGCACATTTCTGAGTACTCCCGTCGCGTTCGGTCTCGCGCGTGTGTCACGCTCCCGTCGCGAGAGCGAGCCGGTGCCGGATCAATGGGACGGCGAGCAGGACGCCGACGCCGCGCGTGACTCGTTCGCGCAGCGCTATGCGCGTGCGGCAGCTGCGGGGCGCGCGGATGATCTGCCCTTGGACCCGGACGTCGAGAGCTAG
- a CDS encoding PhzF family phenazine biosynthesis protein, with the protein MMRFWLMDVFAESPLTGNGLTVFPDASGMSAERMQSLTRELRQFETAFLRPTAEAGLFDARVFTMEEELPFAGHPVLGSAALLHHLHGGETAAHWRIRLPGKEVSVETVRVGNAFTARMDQGVPATIGELSAGDVHWFTDAFSAEPDMRHPARVISTGLPYLILPVTAAGLANARQRHSLEPRLAAVGAAFVYLLDVDAREGRTWDPDGVVEDIATGSAAGPVAAYLHDIRRALGSDIVTISQGRFAGRPSRMTTRRSSDGRIEVGGDVHLVAVADLVPESLE; encoded by the coding sequence ATGATGCGATTCTGGTTGATGGATGTCTTCGCGGAGAGCCCCCTGACGGGCAACGGTCTGACGGTGTTCCCCGATGCTTCGGGTATGTCGGCCGAGCGCATGCAGTCGCTGACGCGGGAACTGCGTCAGTTCGAGACTGCGTTCTTGCGACCGACCGCGGAGGCGGGCCTGTTCGATGCCCGAGTGTTCACCATGGAAGAGGAGCTGCCGTTTGCCGGACATCCCGTCCTCGGGTCGGCGGCGCTCCTGCACCACCTCCACGGAGGCGAGACTGCGGCGCACTGGAGAATCCGGCTCCCCGGGAAGGAAGTGTCCGTCGAGACAGTACGGGTCGGGAACGCATTCACGGCACGGATGGACCAGGGGGTCCCCGCAACCATCGGAGAGTTGTCCGCGGGGGACGTGCATTGGTTCACCGATGCGTTCTCTGCGGAGCCGGATATGCGGCATCCCGCTCGGGTGATCAGTACCGGACTGCCGTACCTGATCCTCCCGGTCACTGCAGCGGGTCTCGCCAACGCGCGTCAACGCCACAGCCTCGAACCGCGGCTCGCTGCGGTCGGAGCCGCATTCGTCTATCTGCTGGATGTCGATGCACGTGAGGGGCGCACATGGGATCCGGACGGAGTAGTGGAGGACATCGCTACCGGCAGCGCCGCAGGTCCCGTCGCCGCGTACCTTCACGACATCCGGCGTGCCCTTGGGAGCGACATCGTGACTATCAGCCAGGGACGCTTCGCGGGGAGACCGAGCCGAATGACCACCCGTCGCTCAAGTGATGGCCGCATCGAGGTCGGCGGTGATGTCCACCTCGTCGCCGTCGCCGACCTGGTTCCTGAATCCCTCGAGTGA
- a CDS encoding GNAT family N-acetyltransferase, translated as MKNEPRPHGVRQAALTDLDEMTRILTSAFLDDPVWGLSFPDVATRPHVAGAYWRFMVGESLRFSESRVLERAHEGEADSTPIGGRGSLRAVSVWYPPGEDEISDEAHPAYEALVGELLGAEAAAALHQAGARFAEARPSDPHAYLTLLGVAPEARGGGYGMALLRAALADYDQAGIPTYLESSNPANDARYERLEYRPHAIVELAGGARVQTYWRDPQDARTAF; from the coding sequence ATGAAGAACGAACCACGCCCGCATGGAGTGCGGCAGGCAGCGCTGACTGATCTCGACGAGATGACACGGATTCTCACGTCGGCCTTCTTGGATGACCCGGTCTGGGGGCTTTCGTTTCCCGATGTCGCGACGCGCCCGCATGTCGCCGGTGCATACTGGCGGTTCATGGTCGGAGAGTCCCTGCGTTTTTCCGAATCCCGAGTTCTCGAAAGGGCTCATGAGGGCGAGGCCGACTCGACACCTATCGGCGGGCGCGGATCTCTTCGTGCGGTGTCCGTGTGGTATCCGCCCGGTGAGGACGAGATCTCCGATGAGGCCCATCCTGCATACGAGGCACTGGTCGGCGAGTTGCTCGGCGCGGAGGCGGCTGCCGCTTTGCACCAGGCTGGTGCCCGGTTCGCTGAGGCCCGGCCAAGCGATCCGCACGCCTACCTGACCTTGCTCGGTGTGGCTCCCGAGGCCCGGGGCGGCGGGTACGGTATGGCGTTGCTCCGGGCGGCACTCGCCGACTACGACCAGGCAGGTATCCCCACTTACCTTGAATCGTCCAACCCAGCGAACGATGCGCGGTATGAAAGGCTCGAATACCGTCCCCACGCGATCGTGGAACTCGCCGGCGGCGCGCGAGTGCAGACCTATTGGCGCGATCCGCAGGATGCGCGGACCGCGTTCTGA
- a CDS encoding alpha/beta fold hydrolase, whose amino-acid sequence MSADVLPRHALVFGASGLVGRHLILSLAGAGAHVTAAVRSAASGASVEAWLREHGLTQSISTVIVDFDAPEILVGGAAEFPHITEIHNCAGSFRFGMPAEEARSANVGIVERLIDLAADLPNLQRVVHISGYRVGGQDPASVPWSKEHRAAVYAEMGGYEASKVESDAIFQALARERGIPWTIINPATVIGHSETGESDQHIGIAHTIEQMWDGTATALPAGRSTFVPVLAVDYMAAFMTAAAIDPDAVGQSFWVLDDATPPLAEMLAHVGRHLGVKVPRLRIPVGLIKQLPERITHAEPETLGFLSADRYPTAPAVELAARHGIAMPDARAAIERWADYMAAHRFGAAKGGDRRFVDAGGVRTFELGAPGSSRLILPGLPVNADTWAEVAAGIGARAVDLPGIGLSGGAGVQDWERWLPAVLGDQPVELVGHSIGAAAALVAADRFPEQVESLTLIAPFFLQPLADASTRLRPLVRNYLRRTDAARLSRRLTGSEASATALVSSVRDLQRSRAERAAEQLARAGSKQWRAELREALDRFSGPVRIITGSDDPLDPGAVEQLHAHPNLELISVPGAGHHPQLTHSATLVELLATPPARAGRLTPHGATSQRHTQRR is encoded by the coding sequence ATGAGTGCTGATGTGCTGCCCCGCCATGCCCTGGTCTTCGGGGCCTCGGGGCTGGTCGGTCGGCACCTCATCCTGTCCCTTGCGGGGGCGGGGGCGCACGTAACGGCGGCGGTCCGGAGCGCTGCGTCGGGAGCAAGCGTCGAGGCCTGGTTGCGGGAGCACGGCCTGACACAGTCCATCAGCACGGTGATCGTCGACTTCGACGCGCCGGAGATCCTGGTGGGCGGCGCGGCAGAGTTCCCGCACATCACCGAGATCCACAACTGCGCAGGTTCCTTCCGATTCGGCATGCCGGCGGAGGAAGCGCGGAGCGCGAACGTCGGCATCGTCGAGAGGCTCATCGATCTCGCCGCGGACCTCCCGAACTTGCAGCGAGTGGTTCACATCTCCGGCTACCGCGTCGGCGGACAGGACCCCGCGTCGGTTCCGTGGTCGAAGGAACACCGCGCGGCGGTCTACGCGGAGATGGGCGGGTATGAGGCGTCGAAGGTGGAGTCCGACGCGATCTTCCAGGCCCTCGCGCGGGAACGCGGAATCCCCTGGACCATCATCAATCCGGCCACCGTGATCGGACACAGCGAGACAGGGGAGTCCGACCAGCACATCGGGATCGCACACACGATCGAGCAGATGTGGGACGGCACTGCGACCGCGCTTCCCGCCGGGAGATCCACCTTCGTGCCGGTCCTCGCCGTCGACTACATGGCCGCGTTCATGACTGCAGCGGCGATCGATCCCGATGCTGTCGGGCAGTCCTTCTGGGTCCTGGACGACGCGACACCGCCACTCGCGGAGATGCTCGCGCACGTCGGCAGGCACCTCGGGGTGAAGGTCCCGCGCCTGAGGATCCCGGTCGGCCTGATCAAGCAACTCCCTGAGCGGATCACCCACGCCGAACCCGAGACTCTCGGGTTCCTGTCCGCCGACCGTTACCCGACGGCACCCGCCGTTGAGCTCGCCGCGAGGCACGGGATCGCCATGCCCGACGCGCGCGCCGCGATCGAGCGCTGGGCCGACTACATGGCCGCGCACCGATTCGGAGCGGCGAAGGGCGGCGACCGGCGATTCGTCGACGCCGGAGGTGTGCGGACATTCGAACTGGGCGCGCCCGGATCCTCTCGGCTGATCCTGCCCGGCCTGCCGGTCAACGCCGACACATGGGCTGAAGTGGCGGCAGGGATCGGCGCGCGGGCGGTCGACCTGCCCGGGATCGGGCTCAGCGGCGGAGCAGGCGTTCAGGACTGGGAGCGGTGGCTGCCCGCGGTGCTCGGCGATCAACCCGTCGAGCTCGTCGGCCATTCCATCGGCGCGGCCGCGGCGCTCGTCGCGGCCGACCGATTCCCCGAGCAGGTCGAGTCCCTTACATTGATCGCACCGTTCTTCCTCCAGCCCTTGGCCGATGCCTCGACCCGGCTGCGACCGCTCGTGCGCAACTATCTGCGGCGCACGGACGCGGCCCGTCTCTCGCGAAGGCTGACTGGATCGGAGGCGAGCGCCACGGCGCTCGTGTCCAGCGTCCGAGATCTCCAGCGAAGCCGCGCCGAGCGGGCGGCCGAGCAGCTTGCGCGCGCGGGATCGAAGCAGTGGCGAGCGGAACTCCGAGAAGCGCTCGATCGGTTCAGCGGCCCCGTTCGCATCATCACAGGAAGCGACGACCCGCTCGACCCGGGCGCGGTGGAACAGCTCCATGCGCATCCGAACCTCGAGCTGATCTCAGTCCCGGGAGCCGGGCACCATCCGCAGCTCACCCACAGTGCAACCCTTGTCGAGCTCCTTGCGACGCCGCCCGCACGAGCAGGGCGGTTGACGCCTCACGGCGCTACGAGCCAGCGTCACACACAGAGGCGCTAG
- a CDS encoding TetR/AcrR family transcriptional regulator, protein MSYSDTDQNESTGTSLRRSWYFSTGRLLSTLILRGFVFGEAAPPAGSAEQVHDRVNFVGGAAEQALQLVHCRHVFGIRGVNEDAHDDPRVVGADELPGEQVIARVAQDRLVDCAEYVDRSIILNMTSKGNLTRARLTASMLELIQTSGYSGTGLNAVIEHAAAPKGSIYFHFPDGKEGLGIAAVELAATQFEALIVEAVASTGSAAGAARAAIEALAAIVGESDYRLGCPVSVVALEMGAESERLRQACASAFESWIAPTASLLESSGLAADEARALATAVVSMIEGAVIVSRATRSTQPLVSAADVVAELIEQRVEKAEGTR, encoded by the coding sequence GTGTCGTACAGCGACACCGACCAGAATGAGTCGACAGGAACGTCCCTCAGGCGGAGCTGGTACTTCTCGACGGGGAGACTCTTGTCGACACTGATTTTGCGTGGCTTCGTATTCGGGGAGGCCGCCCCACCCGCGGGCAGTGCCGAGCAGGTGCATGATCGGGTCAACTTCGTCGGTGGTGCGGCGGAGCAAGCGCTGCAGCTCGTTCACTGCCGCCACGTCTTCGGCATCCGCGGGGTCAACGAGGATGCGCACGATGATCCCCGCGTAGTCGGTGCCGACGAACTCCCGGGTGAGCAGGTGATCGCCCGGGTTGCGCAGGATCGCTTGGTCGATTGCGCAGAATATGTAGACCGGTCTATTATTTTGAACATGACCTCCAAGGGAAACCTGACCCGAGCGCGGCTGACTGCGTCGATGCTCGAACTCATCCAGACCAGCGGCTACAGCGGCACGGGCTTGAACGCAGTGATCGAGCACGCTGCCGCTCCGAAGGGTTCGATCTACTTCCACTTCCCCGACGGTAAGGAGGGGCTGGGTATCGCGGCCGTCGAGCTCGCCGCGACGCAGTTCGAGGCGCTGATCGTAGAGGCCGTGGCCTCGACAGGCAGTGCCGCAGGAGCCGCCCGCGCCGCGATCGAGGCGCTGGCGGCGATCGTGGGTGAGAGCGACTACCGACTGGGCTGCCCGGTCTCCGTCGTGGCTCTGGAGATGGGTGCCGAGAGTGAGCGGCTGCGGCAGGCCTGCGCCAGCGCGTTCGAGTCGTGGATCGCACCGACCGCGTCGCTCCTCGAGAGCAGCGGTCTTGCCGCCGATGAGGCTCGCGCCCTGGCGACCGCCGTCGTCTCGATGATCGAGGGCGCGGTCATCGTCTCCCGCGCCACGCGGAGTACACAGCCTCTGGTATCGGCCGCCGACGTCGTGGCCGAGCTGATCGAGCAGCGCGTCGAGAAGGCCGAGGGGACCCGATGA
- a CDS encoding PadR family transcriptional regulator gives MAARDRTAQLRKGVLELAILAVLDGDEYYSIEIIEQLGAQPALTATPGTVYPLLARLDKADKVTTRWVEAGSGGPPRKYYSLTDEGRAALQEGAAAWEALSGAMGELLRKGGHLS, from the coding sequence ATGGCTGCGAGGGACCGGACTGCGCAACTCCGCAAGGGAGTGCTGGAGTTGGCGATCCTTGCTGTGCTTGATGGTGACGAGTACTACTCGATCGAGATCATCGAGCAGTTGGGCGCACAGCCCGCGTTGACCGCGACTCCGGGGACTGTGTATCCGCTGCTTGCACGCCTGGACAAGGCCGACAAAGTCACGACTCGTTGGGTTGAGGCGGGAAGCGGCGGCCCTCCGCGGAAGTACTACAGCCTCACCGATGAGGGCCGCGCGGCGCTCCAAGAGGGTGCGGCGGCTTGGGAAGCGCTGAGCGGCGCGATGGGCGAGCTTCTCCGGAAAGGCGGCCATCTCTCGTGA
- a CDS encoding DUF5808 domain-containing protein — MKSYLRAVGAHLGSLSRTDRLLALEGLEAQLGELLEAGLDPREALGAPEDYAGELLDALASDAPADEPHLRVLGLPLETRGPVSAKVRSRTWNPESPRLVVPRLLGVGWTLNLGALAVRLRLIRPDDATNEVLDQIPERSVRTAQLAPLLVAGATAGALALMWKKMPDRVASGFDAFGRQNRTSSKISMLGSLMLGVAPAIWALRRQASTEDRLVSAASATTLATVSASAVAASLLSARGPRGRWGLLVPAGALLGIAASLGVIVLPLRAGLRHAWRNVAASREHTGHER, encoded by the coding sequence GTGAAGTCATATCTGCGAGCGGTTGGCGCCCACCTCGGAAGCCTCAGCAGGACAGACCGCCTCCTCGCTCTGGAAGGGCTCGAAGCTCAGCTCGGCGAACTGCTGGAAGCCGGCCTCGATCCCCGGGAAGCGCTGGGTGCTCCTGAGGACTATGCGGGCGAGCTGCTCGACGCGCTTGCGAGCGATGCACCCGCTGACGAGCCCCACCTGCGCGTGCTGGGGCTCCCCTTGGAAACCCGGGGCCCTGTGAGCGCCAAGGTCCGTTCGCGGACCTGGAATCCGGAGAGCCCGCGCCTCGTGGTCCCCCGACTGCTCGGAGTCGGCTGGACTCTCAACCTCGGCGCTCTCGCCGTGAGACTCAGGCTCATCCGCCCTGACGACGCGACCAACGAAGTGCTCGATCAGATACCCGAACGCTCAGTCCGCACCGCGCAGCTCGCACCGCTCCTGGTGGCAGGTGCGACCGCAGGCGCGTTGGCACTCATGTGGAAGAAGATGCCCGACAGGGTTGCGTCTGGTTTTGATGCCTTCGGGCGGCAGAATCGCACGAGTTCCAAGATTTCGATGCTCGGCAGCCTCATGCTGGGCGTCGCGCCAGCGATATGGGCGCTACGTAGGCAGGCTTCGACAGAGGATCGGCTCGTGAGCGCCGCAAGCGCGACGACACTGGCTACTGTTTCAGCCTCAGCCGTCGCGGCTTCACTTCTCAGCGCGCGTGGGCCCCGTGGCCGATGGGGTCTGCTCGTTCCTGCGGGAGCCCTACTCGGGATTGCGGCATCACTCGGAGTGATCGTGCTCCCACTTCGCGCGGGCCTGCGTCACGCCTGGCGCAACGTCGCGGCGAGCCGCGAGCACACCGGACACGAGCGCTGA
- a CDS encoding PLDc N-terminal domain-containing protein, translated as MNLDTSALSGTTGLMIVIALGLQALFAVIGLVALARTPSDRLVFGRKWPWGLLIVFINTIGTILFLALGRRPAPIADAPPATSATTANAVRNLYDGEQQ; from the coding sequence ATGAATCTCGACACCTCCGCCCTGTCCGGCACGACGGGCCTGATGATCGTGATCGCCCTGGGACTGCAGGCGCTCTTCGCCGTGATCGGCCTCGTCGCGCTCGCTCGTACACCTAGCGATCGGCTGGTGTTCGGTCGCAAGTGGCCGTGGGGGCTCCTCATCGTGTTCATCAACACGATCGGAACGATCCTGTTCCTTGCTCTCGGACGCCGCCCCGCCCCGATCGCGGATGCGCCGCCAGCGACTTCGGCCACCACGGCCAACGCCGTGCGGAATCTGTATGACGGCGAGCAACAGTGA
- a CDS encoding ABC transporter ATP-binding protein, which yields MTKKYGERRVLDGLDLSVEPGSVFGFLGANGAGKTTTIRILLALARENSGSVRIFGNAPGSAEVRALIGYCPDVPGFAPWMTAREVLEQAASLFQLSPQTVRRRVPDLLDLIGLADTKARVGGYSRGMRQRLGLAQALINSPRLLILDEPTSALDPMGRRAVLELITELKGKTTVFFSTHLLPDVERVCDDVAILNAGRVVTAGSIAEVRGTFARTRGRLIVETDEPGRLREELEAEPWVSEIDFTERDSRALLLTVDDIEEGAARVATKVASCGLRLYRLEPREASLEDVFVDLVEVGR from the coding sequence GTGACGAAGAAGTATGGGGAACGGCGTGTGCTCGACGGGCTCGACCTCTCTGTCGAACCAGGATCAGTGTTCGGCTTTCTCGGCGCGAACGGCGCGGGGAAGACGACCACTATCCGGATACTCCTCGCGCTGGCTCGCGAGAACAGCGGGAGCGTGCGCATCTTCGGGAATGCTCCGGGGAGCGCAGAGGTTCGGGCACTCATCGGTTACTGCCCGGACGTCCCCGGGTTCGCGCCATGGATGACGGCCCGAGAAGTACTCGAACAGGCAGCGTCACTGTTTCAGCTTTCTCCGCAGACGGTTCGCCGTCGCGTACCCGACCTCCTCGACCTCATCGGACTGGCTGATACGAAGGCCAGGGTCGGAGGCTACTCCCGCGGAATGCGCCAACGGCTCGGCTTGGCCCAAGCTCTGATCAACAGTCCGCGACTCCTGATCCTTGACGAACCGACCTCGGCGCTGGATCCGATGGGTCGTCGTGCCGTGCTCGAACTCATCACCGAGCTCAAAGGCAAGACGACGGTCTTCTTCTCCACGCATCTTCTTCCCGATGTGGAACGCGTCTGCGACGACGTGGCGATACTCAACGCCGGTCGCGTCGTCACTGCCGGTTCGATCGCTGAGGTGCGCGGGACGTTCGCACGCACTCGCGGACGACTCATCGTCGAGACGGATGAGCCAGGCCGCCTACGCGAAGAGCTCGAAGCCGAGCCCTGGGTTTCGGAGATCGACTTCACGGAACGAGACTCGCGCGCTCTCCTGCTCACGGTGGATGACATCGAGGAAGGTGCGGCTCGGGTCGCGACCAAGGTCGCCTCCTGCGGCCTCCGGTTGTACCGGCTCGAACCGCGCGAGGCGAGCCTCGAAGACGTGTTCGTTGACCTTGTGGAGGTGGGCCGATGA
- a CDS encoding ABC transporter permease subunit: MNAMRPLLLLRTREVVRTWRVWVLPAVLVFLATTGPVITRFTKEILAGALGSGEAGAIILADPTAADAAGRWISDISQLAVFVVVVMAAGAINSEVRSGVASLMLVKPASRTAYVVSHAIVLVLFVAVSALIGAVASWAVTRLLWGDGGLGTVLGATGMWIVLAAVLITASMLASVAFDALAAAAGIGIGAYFLLILAGTLPRLAEYTPAGLIPTSSAIATGAPVDDAAMWWPVITGVILAAVLLASAVLVFRRKELR; this comes from the coding sequence ATGAACGCGATGCGACCGCTACTGCTCCTGCGCACTCGCGAGGTGGTGCGCACCTGGCGCGTCTGGGTTCTCCCTGCAGTACTGGTGTTCCTGGCTACGACGGGTCCAGTCATCACTCGGTTCACGAAGGAGATCCTTGCCGGGGCGCTCGGGAGTGGTGAGGCCGGCGCGATCATCTTGGCCGATCCGACAGCGGCGGATGCGGCCGGGCGTTGGATCTCCGATATCTCCCAACTCGCCGTCTTCGTGGTGGTCGTCATGGCGGCGGGGGCGATCAACAGCGAAGTACGCTCTGGGGTCGCCTCGCTGATGCTCGTGAAGCCCGCATCCCGCACCGCATATGTCGTCAGTCACGCCATCGTCCTGGTGCTGTTCGTCGCAGTGTCCGCGCTCATCGGCGCGGTCGCCTCGTGGGCGGTGACCCGGCTCCTGTGGGGGGACGGCGGGCTCGGCACGGTGCTCGGCGCGACGGGGATGTGGATCGTCCTGGCGGCTGTACTCATCACCGCGTCGATGCTGGCATCCGTCGCCTTCGATGCACTGGCCGCTGCGGCCGGCATCGGTATCGGCGCCTATTTCCTCCTCATCCTCGCAGGAACCCTGCCCCGCCTGGCCGAGTACACCCCGGCAGGTCTCATCCCCACGTCGTCGGCGATCGCCACCGGCGCACCAGTGGACGATGCCGCGATGTGGTGGCCTGTCATCACTGGCGTGATCCTGGCCGCGGTTCTTCTCGCTTCCGCCGTGCTCGTCTTCCGTCGAAAGGAACTCCGATGA
- a CDS encoding ABC transporter ATP-binding protein, protein MTHSAITADHLTKRFGEREVVSDLSFTVARGRAFGLLGPNGSGKTTTIRLLNGLLTPEGGRVSLFGEQVTAKNADRLRQRIGVQTDTNLYDTLSARENLRTWGALYGVDRRSLDHRVDEVLAAFGLDSRAESLVGEFSKGMRQKLAIGRAVIHEPELLFLDEPTAGLDPEAAAELIAYLKRMIQARSTTVVISTHQLAGLESLCDDIGIIRQGRLLTAGSVDDLLRHEWPGNRYSLRVEGDRDVADRIVAALAIADGGADDELSFHTEDEGTVSEIVAALVRAGIAVRAVVPQHPTIEEFYFTTLDKETGA, encoded by the coding sequence ATGACCCACTCGGCCATCACCGCAGACCACCTCACGAAACGCTTCGGCGAACGCGAGGTCGTCTCGGACCTCTCCTTCACCGTCGCCCGCGGGCGAGCGTTCGGGCTGCTCGGCCCGAACGGTTCGGGCAAGACCACCACCATCCGACTGCTCAACGGTCTGCTCACTCCCGAGGGTGGCAGGGTCAGCCTGTTCGGTGAACAGGTGACCGCGAAGAATGCGGACCGGCTCAGGCAGCGGATCGGCGTGCAGACGGACACGAACCTCTACGACACGCTCTCTGCCCGCGAGAACCTCCGCACCTGGGGTGCACTTTACGGCGTCGACCGGCGCTCCCTCGATCATCGGGTGGACGAAGTCCTGGCCGCTTTCGGCCTAGACTCCCGAGCGGAATCCCTGGTGGGAGAGTTCAGCAAGGGGATGCGACAGAAACTCGCGATCGGACGCGCCGTCATCCATGAGCCAGAGCTGCTGTTCCTCGATGAACCGACAGCCGGCTTGGACCCGGAAGCAGCTGCCGAACTGATCGCCTACCTGAAGCGAATGATCCAGGCCCGGAGCACCACTGTCGTGATCTCCACGCATCAGCTCGCGGGCCTGGAGTCTCTCTGCGACGACATCGGCATCATCAGACAGGGCAGGCTTCTCACTGCTGGCTCTGTCGATGACCTCCTGCGGCACGAATGGCCTGGCAACCGCTACAGCCTGCGCGTCGAGGGTGACCGAGATGTCGCAGACCGAATCGTGGCGGCGCTCGCGATTGCCGATGGCGGAGCGGATGACGAGCTGTCGTTTCACACGGAGGACGAGGGCACCGTTTCAGAGATCGTCGCAGCGCTCGTGCGGGCGGGGATCGCGGTGCGAGCAGTCGTCCCACAGCATCCCACGATCGAAGAGTTCTACTTCACCACGCTCGACAAGGAGACCGGAGCATGA
- a CDS encoding ABC transporter permease subunit yields MRKDWLEVLRNKQVLASLIVVPLVFAVLLPAGIILLGGSGILTSTIAGLQGFLDNLPHGVAPSGYTPDQTVVYAVIVYFLAPFFLVIPVMTASITASSSLVGEKERRTIEGLLYTPLTNRELLLAKVLGSVIPAVALTWIAFIAYAVIVGVLGAPMMGGVFFPTWTWAVLVILLVPLVGFLATSLIVAVSGRSTTMQGAQGTAMFVVFPILALVIGQATGLMLFNVTVALIAAAVLAIVDLLAFVFVVAKFQRERIVTKL; encoded by the coding sequence ATGCGAAAAGACTGGCTCGAGGTTCTCCGCAACAAGCAGGTACTCGCGTCGCTGATCGTCGTTCCTCTCGTGTTCGCGGTCCTGCTGCCCGCGGGGATCATCCTGCTCGGTGGCTCCGGGATCCTCACCTCCACGATCGCGGGCCTGCAAGGTTTCCTCGACAATCTCCCTCACGGCGTTGCACCGTCTGGGTACACACCGGACCAGACCGTCGTGTACGCGGTGATCGTGTACTTCCTCGCGCCGTTCTTCCTGGTCATCCCCGTCATGACCGCATCGATCACCGCCTCCTCCAGCCTCGTCGGCGAGAAGGAGCGCCGCACCATCGAGGGCCTGCTCTACACGCCGCTGACGAACCGGGAACTCCTACTCGCCAAAGTCCTCGGCTCGGTGATCCCCGCAGTCGCGCTCACCTGGATCGCATTCATCGCGTATGCAGTGATCGTGGGAGTGCTCGGTGCACCGATGATGGGCGGCGTCTTCTTCCCGACCTGGACATGGGCCGTGCTGGTCATCCTTCTCGTGCCACTCGTCGGGTTTCTGGCCACCAGCCTGATCGTCGCGGTCTCAGGCCGCTCGACCACCATGCAGGGCGCCCAAGGCACGGCGATGTTCGTCGTGTTCCCGATCCTCGCCCTCGTGATCGGCCAAGCCACCGGACTCATGCTCTTCAACGTCACAGTCGCCCTCATCGCGGCTGCGGTGCTCGCGATCGTTGATCTGCTCGCTTTTGTCTTCGTCGTGGCGAAGTTCCAGCGAGAACGCATCGTCACGAAGCTCTGA